In a genomic window of Chiloscyllium plagiosum isolate BGI_BamShark_2017 chromosome 51, ASM401019v2, whole genome shotgun sequence:
- the LOC122544770 gene encoding keratinocyte proline-rich protein-like, with the protein METDYPGELGMPLRTPEEMEPYDYYAQSHHERRGMLDMSIESELMDLDLDIRELRAYDARVHCQEFSVEPPVEEVWSVNDVDEHASGDSGTPHKCPAETTRSGRQCQGPGLYATDLRAPGRISETEEARDVDCSTAACAGGGEHPCESSSGSGKAGCSTLACCAEQTEPGAGSTESGKAGCSTLACCAEQTDPGAGGAGCSAEGTLTGQDETDGEASRPPALTPSPASLAPSPGRIYHARSLPVVPPKPHYAKLPLVLKGKRRTDNPAHPEVTPRPPSADHAHCGPEPRPAITVPAHPEGRHRPPLADHAHSDPEPRPAMTVSAHPEIRPRPPSTDHAHYCSEPHPEGRHRPPLADHAHSESKPRPATTVPAHPEVSPHPPQADHAHSAPEPRPAPAGPAPSDDTPRPRCAGTDTPEDRPRPRAPGHSPAAEGPRPHTPEAPLSEPRAARAHAWRTAASLSFDEAVALARRQRGAGRRPGGLQRGDSAPDAPRGAHERLTVPPLASERAGGGAARCRSLVLEAEEAP; encoded by the exons ATGGAGACAGATTACCCGGGGGAGCTGGGAATGCCACTCAGGACACCTGAAGAAATGGAACCCTACGACTACTACGCCCAGAGCCACCACGAAAGGAGGGGGATGCTAGACATGAGCATCGAGTCCGAGCTGATGGACCTCGACCTGGATATCAGAGAGCTCAGAGCTTACGATGCTCGG GTTCACTGTCAGGAGTTCTCTGTTGAGCCTCCTGTGGAAGAGGTGTGGAGCGTCAATGACGTCGATGAACATGCCTCAGGGGACAGTGGCACCCCCCACAAGTGCCCCGCGGAGACGACGCGTTCAGGGAGGCAGTGTCAAGGGCCTGGGCTTTATGCCACGGATCTCAGAGCCCCGGGCCGCATCTCAGAGACGGAGGAGGCCAGGGACGTTGACTGTTCGACCGCGGCGTGCGCCGGCGGAGGGGAGCATCCCTGCGAGAGCAGCTCCGGCTCTGGGAAGGCCGGCTGCTCAACTCTGGCGTGCTGCGCCGAGCAGACCGAACCCGGCGCGGGGAGCACAGAGTCCGGGAAGGCCGGCTGCTCAACTCTAGCGTGCTGCGCCGAGCAGACCGATCCCGGCGCGGGGGGCGCCGGCTGCTCGGCTGAGGGGACCCTCACCGGACAGGATGAAACTGACGGGGAGGCGAGCCGGCCCCCAGCGTTGACCCCCAGCCCCGCCAGCCTGGCACCGTCCCCGGGCAGGATATACCATGCCCGCTCGCTGCCCGTGGTTCCCCCGAAGCCGCATTACGCCAAGCTGCCCCTGGTGCTGAAGGGCAAGAGGCGGACCGATAACCCCGCCCACCCCGAGGTCACGCCCCGCCCACCATCGGCCGACCACGCCCACTGTGGACCAGAGCCGCGCCCTGCAATCACAGTCCCCGCCCACCCTGAGGGCAGGCACCGCCCACCACTGGCTGACCACGCCCACTCCGATCCCGAGCCGCGCCCTGCAATGACAGTCTCCGCCCACCCTGAGATCAGGCCCCGCCCACCATCGACTGACCACGCCCACTATTGTTCAGAGCCGCACCCTGAGGGCAGGCACCGCCCACCATTGGCTGACCACGCCCACTCCGAATCCAAGCCACGCCCTGCAACGACAGTCCCCGCCCACCCTGAGGTCAGCCCCCACCCACCACAGGCTGACCACGCCCACTCTGCTCCAGAACCACGCCCTGCGCCCGCAGGCCCCGCCCCTTCAGATGACACGCCCCGCCCGCGCTGCGCGGGCACGGACACGCCCGAGGACAGGCCACGCCCCCGCGCGCCGGGCCACTCCCCCGCAGCAGAAGGGCCACGCCCCCACACCCCAGAGGCCCCCCTCTCCGAGCCGCGGGCCGCCCGGGCCCACGCCTGGCGGACGGCCGCCAGCCTCTCCTTCGACGAGGCGGTGGCGCTGGCCAGGCGGCAGCGCGGCGCCGGGCGGCGGCCGGGGGGCCTGCAGCGCGGCGACTCGGCGCCGGACGCGCCGCGGGGGGCCCACGAGCGcctcaccgtgccgcccctggcCAGCGAGAGGGCCGGCGGCGGGGCGGCTCGCTGCCGCTCCCTGGTGCTGGAGGCCGAGGAGGCGCCGTGA